From Rubripirellula reticaptiva, the proteins below share one genomic window:
- a CDS encoding Rieske (2Fe-2S) protein produces the protein MTTHWTDIGASESILEGSAIETLVGDQILAVFRSGGELFAMDGMCAHQGGPIAQGAVCDGCVTCPWHGWQYELSTGIQTINRQPLMRTFKVRESGGRIEVEIDG, from the coding sequence ATGACCACCCACTGGACCGACATTGGCGCCAGCGAATCGATTCTCGAAGGATCAGCGATCGAAACCCTGGTCGGGGATCAGATTTTGGCGGTCTTTCGATCCGGCGGCGAGCTGTTTGCAATGGATGGGATGTGCGCGCACCAGGGCGGACCAATCGCCCAAGGCGCCGTGTGCGACGGTTGCGTGACTTGTCCGTGGCATGGTTGGCAATACGAACTGTCCACTGGCATCCAAACCATCAACCGCCAACCGCTGATGCGAACGTTTAAGGTTCGCGAATCCGGCGGCCGGATAGAAGTCGAAATTGACGGCTAA